TGGCGGGCACCATGCGCTGGTACATGGACGAGCTGGGCTTCCGGCTCTCCGAGTTCACCGAGGACGACGACGCCAACATCTGGGCCGCCTGGATTCAGCGGCGCGGAGGGGTGCACGACCTGGCACTCACCAACGGCGCCGGACCCCGGCTGCACCACTTCGCCTACTGGATGCCCGACGCCATGAGCATCATCAGGGCCTGCGACATTCTGGCCGGCGCGCGCAGACCGGAACTGATCGAGCGTGGCCCGGGACGGCACGGCATCTCCAACGCCTTTTTCGTGTATATCCGCGACCCCGACGGGCACCGCATCGAGCTTTACACCAGCGACTACCTGACGGTCGATCCGGACTTTCAGCCGATCCGCTGGCATCTCGACGATCCGCGCCGACAGACCCTGTGGGGTGCCCGGACGCCGCGCAGCTGGTTCGAGGAGGGATCGCTGCTCGAAGCCTTCGAGGGCGGCTGGGTGAGGTCCCAGCCCGCACGCCTGCAGGGCATTCCGGTCAACGTGATCTGAGGAGCGCGCATTCTTTTTCAGGTTGGTGAGATACTATACGTCGTACACACAACCGATCCGGCCTTCGCTGCAGAAGGTCGCCGGGCGAGCGCCTGCGGGCGCGGACCCACAGGAGGACGTATGAAACGAC
The Deinococcus peraridilitoris DSM 19664 genome window above contains:
- the hpaD gene encoding 3,4-dihydroxyphenylacetate 2,3-dioxygenase, whose protein sequence is MANDSHARPDIIRIAHAIFYVTDLARSRDFYVNLLGLNVLHETDGALYLRGVEDREWTLKLELAPEAGVKHLAYRVRSDADLEALITLADTQDLPWRWESEVDRPRLLRLQDPFGTPVAFYAQAQTHPWLLQEYHQHRGPGLQRVDHVNVMSPDVAGTMRWYMDELGFRLSEFTEDDDANIWAAWIQRRGGVHDLALTNGAGPRLHHFAYWMPDAMSIIRACDILAGARRPELIERGPGRHGISNAFFVYIRDPDGHRIELYTSDYLTVDPDFQPIRWHLDDPRRQTLWGARTPRSWFEEGSLLEAFEGGWVRSQPARLQGIPVNVI